A portion of the Corynebacterium jeikeium genome contains these proteins:
- the asnB gene encoding asparagine synthase (glutamine-hydrolyzing) yields the protein MCGLLGILAANSDAAELVPVVERALPCMRHRGPDDAGTWHDEDAVFGFNRLSIIDIAHSHQPLQWGPENQPNRYSMTFNGEIYNFVELREQLEKKGYAFNTSGDGEPIVVGFHHWGADVVKHLRGMFGIAIWDSVERKLFLARDPFGIKPLYYATTERGTIFGSEKKSLLEAAPEMGIDAKKLNKRALEHYVDLQYVPEPESLHTDIVRLESGCTAIVTPGGEVKQTRYFKPSFPIQPVAKGAEQDVFDRIARALEDSVEKHMRADVTVGSFLSGGIDSTAIATLAKRHNPNLLTFTTGFEREGFSEVDVAAESAAAIGVEHIVKVVSPEEFAGAIPKIMWYLDDPVADPALVPLYFVAAEARKHVKVVLSGEGADELFGGYTIYKEPLSLKPFDKVPSPLLRGLAKVGEALPEGMRGKSLLQRGTTPLEQRYYGNARSFNFEQLQEVLPWAKKEWDHSDVTAPIYAQSEGWDPVTRMQHLDLFTWLRGDILVKADKITMANSLELRVPFLDRVVFDVAQTLPVDMRVSHGTTKYALRRAMEQIVPEHVLNRRKLGFPVPIRHWLAGDELHGWAEDIIRESQTEEFINKDAVLKMLAEHHPTERDHSRRLWTILAFMVWHGIFIEDRITPDIEQRDYPVEL from the coding sequence ATGTGTGGTCTTCTCGGAATCCTGGCTGCAAATTCTGACGCAGCGGAGCTCGTTCCCGTTGTCGAAAGGGCCCTGCCCTGCATGCGGCACCGCGGCCCTGACGATGCAGGCACGTGGCACGATGAGGACGCAGTTTTCGGCTTCAACCGCCTATCCATTATTGATATTGCCCACAGCCACCAACCGCTGCAGTGGGGACCAGAGAATCAGCCGAATCGTTACTCCATGACCTTCAACGGCGAAATCTACAATTTCGTCGAACTTCGCGAGCAGCTGGAGAAGAAAGGCTATGCCTTTAATACCTCCGGCGATGGTGAACCTATCGTCGTTGGGTTCCACCACTGGGGAGCGGACGTCGTAAAGCACTTGCGCGGCATGTTCGGCATTGCCATTTGGGACAGCGTCGAGCGCAAGCTTTTCCTGGCGCGCGATCCGTTCGGCATTAAGCCGCTCTACTACGCCACCACAGAGCGTGGCACAATTTTCGGTTCTGAGAAGAAGTCCCTGCTCGAAGCTGCGCCGGAGATGGGCATCGATGCGAAAAAGCTGAATAAGCGTGCACTGGAGCACTACGTCGACCTGCAGTACGTGCCGGAACCGGAGTCTCTGCACACTGACATCGTCCGCCTGGAGTCGGGCTGCACTGCCATCGTTACGCCTGGTGGCGAAGTTAAGCAGACCCGCTACTTCAAGCCTAGTTTCCCGATTCAGCCAGTCGCTAAGGGCGCTGAGCAGGACGTTTTTGACCGCATTGCCCGTGCGCTGGAGGACAGCGTCGAGAAGCATATGCGTGCCGACGTCACGGTGGGCTCGTTCCTGTCGGGCGGTATCGACTCCACTGCGATTGCAACTTTGGCTAAGCGCCACAACCCGAACCTGCTGACGTTTACCACTGGCTTCGAGCGCGAGGGCTTCTCAGAGGTCGATGTGGCTGCCGAGTCCGCCGCCGCCATTGGCGTCGAGCACATTGTGAAGGTCGTCTCGCCGGAGGAGTTCGCCGGGGCGATTCCGAAGATTATGTGGTACCTCGATGACCCGGTAGCTGACCCTGCACTGGTGCCGCTGTACTTCGTGGCCGCAGAGGCTCGTAAGCACGTTAAGGTCGTACTGTCCGGTGAGGGCGCAGACGAGCTCTTTGGTGGTTACACCATTTATAAGGAGCCGCTGTCGCTGAAGCCGTTCGACAAGGTTCCATCTCCCCTGCTGCGCGGTCTGGCTAAGGTCGGCGAAGCTCTGCCAGAGGGCATGCGCGGCAAGTCGCTCCTGCAGCGAGGCACTACTCCGCTGGAACAGCGCTACTACGGCAATGCTCGTTCCTTTAACTTTGAGCAGCTGCAGGAAGTGCTGCCGTGGGCCAAGAAGGAATGGGACCACAGCGATGTCACTGCGCCGATTTACGCGCAGTCTGAAGGCTGGGACCCGGTGACTCGGATGCAGCACTTGGATCTGTTCACCTGGTTGCGTGGCGACATTCTGGTCAAGGCGGACAAGATCACCATGGCTAACTCCCTGGAGCTGCGCGTGCCGTTCCTCGACCGTGTGGTCTTCGACGTTGCACAGACGCTGCCGGTGGACATGCGTGTTTCTCACGGCACCACCAAGTACGCACTGCGTCGCGCCATGGAGCAGATTGTTCCGGAGCACGTGCTCAACCGCCGCAAACTGGGCTTCCCGGTGCCGATTCGCCACTGGCTGGCAGGCGACGAACTGCACGGCTGGGCCGAGGACATCATCCGCGAGTCCCAGACCGAAGAGTTCATTAATAAGGACGCCGTGCTCAAGATGCTCGCCGAGCACCACCCAACCGAGCGCGACCACTCCCGCCGCCTCTGGACCATCCTGGCCTTCATGGTCTGGCACGGCATCTTCATCGAAGACCGCATTACTCCGGACATCGAGCAGCGCGACTACCCCGTCGAGCTCTAG
- a CDS encoding iron-sulfur cluster assembly accessory protein — protein sequence MTTAQSTGVTLTEAAAAKAKALLDQEGATDLALRISVAPGGCAGLRYQLYFDDRSLDGDVAEVFGGVKLVVDRQSVPYLSGATIDFADTIEQQGFTIDNPNATGSCACGDSFN from the coding sequence ATGACTACTGCTCAGAGCACTGGCGTTACCCTGACCGAAGCTGCGGCTGCCAAGGCAAAGGCACTTCTGGACCAAGAAGGTGCCACCGACCTGGCACTGCGTATTTCCGTGGCTCCGGGCGGCTGTGCCGGCCTGCGCTACCAGCTCTACTTCGATGACCGCAGCCTCGACGGCGATGTCGCCGAAGTTTTCGGTGGCGTCAAGCTGGTCGTTGATCGCCAGTCGGTTCCGTACCTGTCCGGTGCCACCATCGACTTCGCTGACACCATTGAACAGCAGGGCTTCACAATCGATAACCCGAATGCCACTGGCTCCTGCGCTTGCGGTGACTCCTTCAACTAA
- a CDS encoding cytochrome c oxidase subunit II, which yields MNQRRKFGVARKLGVLGVATGSAALLAGCDVNPPENGFFKLLRFGWPEGVTPEAQSMGNFWVWTWVAAWIIGIIVWGVTLYSMANFTAKKAEKKGKGEFPRQTAYNVPVELSLTILPILIVMTLFFFTVQTQDKVTALDKDPEVTVDVTGFQWNWKFGYANISADLMGGEEYNGRIEKPADEQFFTEGGHEVPSAEDRAKQKEHPVHGRSKESLDYLHYDEIETLGTTEEVPVLVVPEDTAIQFDLASADVIHSFWVPEFLFKRDVFPHPEANKSNRVFQIEKIDSDKIANRPEDNPSDKVKNAFVGRCAEMCGTYHAMMNFEIRAVSREAFTEYIKFRQENPEATNADALKHIGEPAFAVSTSPFNSGRVDTRDMGDRGANTIDLNATAK from the coding sequence GTGAATCAGCGTAGAAAGTTCGGAGTCGCCCGTAAGCTCGGCGTCCTCGGCGTTGCCACCGGTAGCGCAGCCTTGCTTGCCGGCTGCGATGTTAATCCTCCGGAGAACGGCTTCTTCAAGCTGCTCCGCTTTGGTTGGCCGGAAGGTGTGACCCCGGAAGCACAGTCCATGGGTAACTTCTGGGTTTGGACCTGGGTTGCAGCTTGGATTATCGGCATCATCGTTTGGGGCGTTACCCTTTACTCGATGGCAAACTTCACAGCTAAGAAGGCTGAAAAGAAGGGCAAGGGCGAGTTCCCGCGCCAGACTGCATACAACGTTCCGGTTGAGTTGTCTCTGACCATTCTCCCGATTCTGATCGTGATGACTCTGTTCTTCTTCACGGTTCAGACTCAGGACAAGGTCACTGCCCTGGATAAGGATCCGGAAGTTACCGTCGACGTCACCGGTTTCCAGTGGAACTGGAAGTTCGGTTACGCCAACATTTCCGCTGACCTGATGGGCGGCGAGGAATACAACGGTCGTATTGAGAAGCCGGCTGATGAGCAGTTCTTCACCGAGGGCGGCCACGAGGTTCCGTCCGCTGAGGATCGCGCAAAGCAGAAGGAGCACCCGGTTCACGGACGCTCCAAGGAGAGCCTCGACTACCTGCACTACGACGAGATTGAGACCCTCGGTACCACCGAAGAGGTTCCGGTCCTCGTTGTTCCGGAAGACACTGCAATCCAGTTCGACCTCGCGTCCGCTGACGTGATTCACTCCTTCTGGGTTCCGGAGTTCCTCTTCAAGCGCGACGTGTTCCCGCACCCGGAGGCTAACAAGTCCAACCGTGTCTTCCAGATCGAAAAGATTGACTCGGACAAGATTGCCAACCGACCAGAGGACAACCCGAGCGACAAGGTCAAGAACGCATTCGTTGGCCGTTGTGCCGAGATGTGTGGTACCTACCACGCAATGATGAACTTCGAGATTCGTGCTGTCTCCCGTGAGGCATTCACCGAGTACATCAAGTTCCGCCAGGAGAACCCAGAAGCTACTAACGCTGATGCTCTGAAGCACATCGGTGAGCCGGCATTCGCAGTCTCCACTTCGCCGTTCAACTCCGGTCGTGTCGACACCCGCGACATGGGTGATCGTGGTGCTAACACCATTGACCTGAACGCGACCGCCAAGTAA
- the cobT gene encoding nicotinate-nucleotide--dimethylbenzimidazole phosphoribosyltransferase yields the protein MNADYFGPVARPDEETEQAARARHEQLTKPAGSLGRLEELGIWISACQGECPPRDLDDCRVYVFAGDHGVAQGGVSAYPSEVSIQMLANIEAKGAGVNAIADIAGATVTGVDISLDHDAEGPYRIRRSCGSIDREDAMSEEEVDKAIRTGIAIADAAVDEGADLLIAGDLGIGNTTPAAALIGAVTNSEPVVVVGRGTGIDDEGWKLKVAAVRDAMFRVRRLRNDPVEVLRRISSPDMTVMAAFLAQAAVRRTPVILDGVVVTSAALLADQLAPGARDWWVAGHKSAEPAHALALRHLDKEPLLEYGMRLGEGSGAVAALPLVKSGVSVLRNMATFADAGVSTKD from the coding sequence ATGAACGCGGATTATTTTGGACCGGTAGCACGCCCTGACGAAGAGACTGAACAGGCCGCCCGCGCGCGCCATGAGCAGTTGACTAAACCCGCAGGCTCACTTGGCCGGTTGGAAGAACTCGGCATTTGGATTTCGGCGTGTCAGGGAGAATGCCCTCCGCGTGACCTGGACGATTGTCGTGTTTATGTCTTCGCTGGTGACCACGGTGTTGCCCAGGGCGGGGTGTCCGCGTACCCGTCCGAGGTGTCTATCCAGATGCTTGCCAATATCGAGGCAAAGGGTGCCGGCGTGAACGCTATCGCTGACATCGCGGGAGCCACTGTTACCGGTGTGGACATTTCCCTCGACCACGATGCCGAAGGGCCATACCGTATCCGTCGCAGCTGTGGTTCTATCGACCGCGAGGATGCGATGAGTGAGGAGGAGGTCGATAAGGCCATCCGCACGGGCATCGCGATTGCCGACGCCGCCGTTGATGAAGGCGCTGACCTGCTCATTGCCGGCGACCTGGGCATCGGAAACACCACTCCAGCCGCGGCGCTGATTGGTGCCGTGACCAACTCCGAACCGGTGGTCGTCGTCGGCCGAGGCACTGGCATTGATGACGAGGGGTGGAAGCTCAAGGTCGCTGCCGTACGCGATGCCATGTTCCGCGTGCGTCGCCTGCGCAATGACCCGGTTGAGGTGCTCCGTCGTATTTCCTCGCCGGATATGACCGTGATGGCCGCGTTCTTGGCGCAAGCAGCGGTTCGTCGCACTCCTGTGATTTTGGACGGAGTGGTTGTCACATCCGCTGCTCTGCTGGCTGACCAGCTCGCTCCGGGCGCCCGCGATTGGTGGGTCGCCGGCCACAAGTCGGCAGAGCCCGCGCACGCGCTTGCCCTTCGACACCTGGATAAGGAACCACTTCTCGAATACGGGATGCGTCTTGGCGAAGGCTCCGGCGCCGTCGCTGCCCTACCGCTGGTCAAGTCCGGCGTATCGGTCCTGCGCAACATGGCTACTTTCGCCGACGCAGGCGTAAGCACCAAGGACTAA
- a CDS encoding branched-chain amino acid aminotransferase codes for MSALEFAIERNPNPLSDAEREEILANPGFGKHFTDHMVRIDWTADKGWHGAKLQAYGSIEMQPSSSVLHYGQSIFEGLKAYRMPDGSIVTFRPEQNARRFQRSADRIAMPQLPEETFLEAIRLLVEADAAWVPPAGGEESLYLRPIMFSTESTLGVHPSNSYTFLLIASPAGAYFSGGINPVTVWISHEYVRAAPGGTGAAKFAGNYAASLAAQQQAEEKGCDQVVWLDAVERKYIEEMGGMNLAFIYPDENADAGVRLVTPELSGSLLPGITRASLLQAAQDLGMNVEERRISTEEWKNDATSGVMSEAFACGTAAVITPVGFVKSAEGEFEINGGETGEWTMKLRERLTGIQHGEVEDTHGWIYKLVEA; via the coding sequence ATGTCTGCTTTGGAATTTGCAATCGAACGTAACCCGAATCCACTCTCTGATGCCGAGCGCGAGGAGATTTTGGCCAACCCTGGTTTCGGTAAGCACTTCACCGACCACATGGTCCGAATTGACTGGACTGCAGACAAAGGCTGGCATGGCGCCAAGCTGCAGGCATACGGTTCGATTGAAATGCAGCCGTCTTCTTCGGTCCTGCATTACGGGCAGTCGATTTTTGAGGGACTGAAGGCGTATCGCATGCCGGATGGTTCCATTGTTACTTTCCGCCCGGAGCAGAACGCCCGTCGCTTCCAGCGCTCCGCTGACCGCATTGCAATGCCGCAGCTGCCGGAGGAGACCTTCCTCGAGGCAATCCGCCTGCTGGTTGAAGCCGATGCAGCATGGGTGCCGCCAGCTGGTGGCGAAGAATCCCTGTACCTGCGTCCAATCATGTTCTCCACCGAGAGCACCCTGGGCGTGCACCCGTCGAACTCTTACACCTTCCTGCTCATCGCTTCACCTGCCGGCGCGTACTTCTCCGGTGGCATTAACCCGGTGACCGTGTGGATCTCCCACGAGTACGTGCGTGCCGCGCCGGGCGGCACCGGTGCTGCGAAGTTCGCAGGTAACTACGCAGCTTCGCTGGCGGCTCAGCAGCAGGCAGAGGAAAAGGGCTGCGACCAGGTTGTGTGGCTGGACGCTGTCGAGCGCAAGTACATCGAGGAGATGGGCGGCATGAACCTGGCGTTCATCTACCCGGATGAGAATGCTGACGCTGGTGTTCGGCTGGTGACTCCAGAGCTGTCTGGTTCGCTGCTGCCGGGCATTACTCGGGCATCGCTGCTGCAGGCTGCTCAGGATCTGGGCATGAATGTCGAGGAGCGTCGCATTTCCACCGAGGAATGGAAGAATGATGCCACCTCCGGTGTTATGAGCGAGGCATTCGCCTGCGGTACTGCTGCAGTCATCACCCCGGTCGGTTTTGTGAAGTCCGCTGAGGGCGAGTTCGAGATCAACGGCGGCGAGACCGGTGAGTGGACTATGAAGCTGCGCGAGCGGCTGACCGGTATCCAGCACGGCGAGGTTGAGGATACCCACGGTTGGATTTACAAGCTCGTTGAGGCTTAG
- a CDS encoding bifunctional adenosylcobinamide kinase/adenosylcobinamide-phosphate guanylyltransferase — translation MRTLVLGGARSGKSSWAEHELLATAAASTGGASDAAASTVLHYIATARPWPGDSDFHSRVEEHRIRRQAQAKEHGVAWHTVDDVDAVEALASPERRMLLDDVGTWLTHIIDAQGLWEAPRGSVAPWTHSLVDAVRNFPADSDLFIVSPEVGFGVIPEHRSGRLFRDEIGLLNQQLAAVCDRVVLVVAGCPMEVKAAN, via the coding sequence ATGCGCACTTTGGTTCTCGGTGGCGCCCGCTCAGGCAAGTCCTCATGGGCTGAGCACGAGCTGCTGGCCACCGCCGCAGCCTCAACCGGCGGTGCCTCAGATGCTGCAGCCTCAACGGTGTTGCATTACATCGCAACAGCACGGCCCTGGCCCGGTGATAGCGATTTTCACTCCAGGGTCGAGGAGCACCGCATTCGTCGTCAAGCACAGGCAAAAGAGCACGGAGTGGCCTGGCACACGGTTGATGACGTCGATGCGGTGGAAGCTCTCGCGTCGCCGGAGCGGCGCATGCTGCTGGACGATGTCGGCACCTGGCTGACGCACATCATCGACGCGCAGGGGCTGTGGGAGGCGCCGAGGGGCAGCGTCGCGCCGTGGACGCACTCGCTTGTCGACGCCGTGCGCAACTTCCCCGCAGATTCCGACCTGTTCATTGTGTCGCCCGAAGTGGGCTTCGGTGTCATTCCCGAACACCGCTCAGGGCGGCTTTTCCGTGATGAAATTGGCCTTCTCAACCAACAGCTCGCAGCTGTCTGTGATCGTGTTGTCCTAGTTGTGGCTGGCTGCCCCATGGAAGTCAAGGCGGCGAACTAG
- a CDS encoding DUF3043 domain-containing protein has protein sequence MNLPWKKNDKKSKAAEAANADATNAGDVATDATASSGAKGTASESQQPEKKHSGAFTPKKGRPTPKRNEVERERGIRRGPVEAPLTAKEARQRRKELKASMSKEELKAAKARERAERREQRRIADERMAAGDPRYMLPRDQGAERKFVRDWVDSRRFLANVFLPFALILLLIMMIGTSLPKLANIASLIAMVLIIALIIEGIYIGRRAIKLTRECFPKTTEGAWGLGFYAYSRASQPRRLRTPRPQVNIGDEIK, from the coding sequence GTGAATCTACCGTGGAAAAAGAATGACAAAAAGTCCAAGGCAGCTGAGGCAGCTAACGCTGACGCAACCAACGCCGGAGACGTAGCCACCGACGCGACCGCATCCAGCGGGGCCAAGGGCACCGCTTCGGAGTCTCAGCAGCCCGAGAAGAAGCACAGCGGTGCTTTTACTCCCAAGAAGGGGCGCCCCACTCCGAAGCGCAACGAGGTTGAGCGCGAACGCGGCATCCGCCGTGGCCCGGTCGAGGCGCCGCTGACCGCTAAGGAAGCTCGCCAGCGCCGCAAGGAGCTCAAGGCTTCCATGTCCAAGGAAGAGCTCAAGGCCGCCAAGGCACGCGAGCGAGCAGAGCGACGTGAGCAGCGTCGCATTGCCGACGAGCGCATGGCCGCCGGCGATCCGCGCTACATGCTGCCACGCGACCAGGGCGCTGAGCGCAAGTTTGTCCGCGACTGGGTTGATTCCCGTCGCTTCCTCGCTAACGTGTTCCTCCCGTTCGCGCTGATTCTGCTGCTGATTATGATGATTGGCACTTCCCTGCCGAAGCTGGCCAACATCGCATCTCTCATCGCGATGGTTCTCATCATCGCCCTGATTATCGAGGGCATTTACATCGGCCGCCGTGCCATCAAGTTGACGCGTGAGTGCTTCCCGAAGACCACCGAAGGGGCCTGGGGACTGGGCTTCTACGCTTACTCCCGCGCTTCTCAGCCGCGTCGTCTGCGTACTCCGCGTCCGCAGGTCAACATCGGCGACGAAATCAAGTAG
- a CDS encoding VWA domain-containing protein: MVVVQDFFKDSFSSSSSKRLRVTIVVTLLLAAWTIGFSAIPAPVAAAQDSPSPSGVEQPAPTGEGGTGEAKAELIMDLSGSMLADDAGGTRLDAAKRASTELIDSLPDDALLGMLVYGQRESSDESNRERGCQDIEVLSPVQKVDKEGLKSRIAGLEAQGYTPIGNALRKAADELGPDGERSIILVSDGIDTCAPPPVCEVAKELAGQGVGLTIHTVGFKVDEEARAELECVAQVSGGQSMTADDATQLADHMKFLTQRSVQGYETTGTPFEFSETKEGAKWLGEGKYQTTLVPEVAQHDRTPLYYRIAVPKGHNAIVTSKVLANIDAEGKGQQDVRTEVDEIINETGGKCQDDGRMGSLTGAEASADSWTPTSADASILAWDSDRIESSCDQTKWLVANNVWVYDGDSVADYRDEPVKVEVSVQFEPVLKKQDADKLNEGRSSSTGDKAYKKATFGEAKPVNGGNNAAQAPEVKSGDNISDTIVPGEQKFYKIPVEWGQRPVIAARTGNSERDNADSMGVALLNPFEVSVADGTMHFYQDSEDLNLSTDRPVEYNNRESNVGGRPVANAGYYYATVRMANYRPDEEVSGIDQPFQLAFLLDNKPTKGPDWRPTDKNGPTPSDKPILAKGEPEQESSKDSSEDASNESDSSDTDSQASASSSDMEDEGMSPLVIGTVVAVVAVFIGIAGAIVYQNKKRKE; encoded by the coding sequence ATGGTGGTAGTTCAAGACTTTTTTAAAGATAGTTTTTCGTCAAGTAGTTCAAAGCGCCTAAGGGTAACCATCGTTGTCACTCTGTTGTTGGCTGCGTGGACGATTGGGTTTAGTGCGATTCCGGCTCCGGTGGCGGCAGCCCAAGATTCGCCTTCGCCGTCCGGGGTGGAACAGCCCGCTCCTACGGGCGAAGGGGGTACGGGCGAAGCAAAAGCAGAGCTAATCATGGATCTGTCTGGTTCGATGCTTGCCGACGACGCCGGAGGCACCCGCCTCGATGCGGCAAAGCGCGCATCCACGGAGCTGATTGACTCCCTCCCGGATGATGCGCTGCTTGGCATGCTGGTTTATGGCCAGCGCGAATCCAGTGATGAATCCAACCGCGAACGTGGTTGCCAGGACATCGAGGTGCTGTCGCCTGTCCAAAAGGTCGACAAAGAAGGCCTGAAGAGCAGGATTGCCGGGTTGGAAGCTCAGGGCTATACGCCGATCGGCAATGCACTGCGTAAGGCGGCTGATGAGCTTGGCCCAGACGGTGAGCGGTCAATTATTTTGGTCTCTGACGGTATCGACACCTGCGCGCCGCCACCGGTGTGTGAGGTTGCGAAGGAACTGGCAGGGCAGGGTGTTGGCCTGACGATTCACACAGTGGGCTTCAAGGTCGATGAAGAAGCTCGCGCTGAGCTGGAGTGTGTTGCGCAGGTATCCGGTGGACAGAGCATGACTGCGGACGATGCTACCCAGCTTGCAGACCACATGAAGTTCTTGACTCAGCGGTCAGTGCAGGGCTACGAAACCACGGGTACTCCTTTCGAGTTCTCCGAGACTAAGGAAGGCGCGAAATGGCTCGGCGAGGGCAAGTACCAGACGACGCTGGTGCCAGAGGTTGCCCAGCACGATCGCACCCCGCTCTACTACCGAATCGCAGTGCCGAAGGGACACAACGCGATTGTTACCTCAAAGGTGTTAGCGAATATCGATGCTGAGGGTAAAGGCCAGCAGGATGTCCGAACTGAAGTTGACGAAATCATCAATGAAACTGGCGGAAAATGCCAGGACGACGGTCGTATGGGGTCGCTGACTGGCGCCGAAGCTAGTGCCGATTCGTGGACTCCAACTTCGGCTGATGCAAGCATTCTTGCATGGGATAGTGACCGCATCGAATCCAGTTGCGATCAAACCAAGTGGCTCGTCGCAAATAACGTGTGGGTCTATGACGGTGATTCAGTAGCGGACTATCGTGATGAACCGGTGAAGGTCGAGGTTAGCGTCCAGTTTGAGCCAGTCCTGAAGAAGCAGGATGCTGACAAACTAAATGAGGGGCGGTCTTCTTCGACCGGCGACAAAGCCTACAAAAAGGCCACTTTTGGAGAGGCCAAGCCCGTAAACGGTGGCAATAACGCAGCCCAAGCGCCGGAAGTTAAATCTGGGGATAACATCTCTGACACAATCGTGCCCGGTGAACAGAAGTTCTACAAGATCCCTGTCGAGTGGGGTCAGCGACCAGTGATTGCTGCCCGCACTGGAAATTCGGAGCGCGATAATGCCGATTCCATGGGAGTTGCCCTGCTGAATCCGTTCGAGGTTTCCGTGGCGGATGGAACAATGCACTTTTATCAGGATTCCGAGGACCTGAACTTGTCAACAGATCGTCCGGTCGAATACAACAACCGAGAATCTAATGTTGGAGGACGACCTGTAGCCAACGCCGGCTACTACTACGCGACTGTCCGAATGGCTAACTATCGCCCGGATGAAGAGGTCAGTGGCATCGATCAGCCGTTCCAGCTCGCATTCCTCCTGGACAACAAGCCAACTAAGGGGCCTGACTGGCGACCGACTGACAAGAACGGCCCGACTCCATCCGATAAGCCGATTCTGGCCAAGGGAGAGCCGGAACAGGAATCGTCAAAGGACTCGTCAGAAGATGCGTCGAATGAATCTGACTCCTCGGATACGGATTCTCAGGCATCCGCATCCTCGTCGGACATGGAAGATGAGGGCATGAGCCCGTTGGTCATTGGCACCGTTGTAGCAGTGGTCGCCGTGTTTATCGGCATTGCCGGCGCAATCGTCTACCAGAACAAGAAGCGCAAGGAGTAG
- a CDS encoding adenosylcobinamide-GDP ribazoletransferase yields the protein MSDKAGPSRQDNLDGDPSAHGNAVAEAITTALSWLTILPFKGASVFDRITGRRAIAALPVAGLVPAAGAVLITAALFATSSSGTPTLYDVTPILGGTLIMVAAQMLTRAMHLDGLADVADALGSYKPPEGAREVLRDPSTGPMGVGSIVLTMLTTTTAFAVIVASVLSQWSAGQMWPGVVALCLPFVASRAAATTACWRGFPPFSNSGFGSLTAGTQSTVTVTCWWILLLAVSGWVVGLVGVVACALSFGVTLLLTRHCVKRFGGVNGDVFGAVIEITCAVCAVALAIGF from the coding sequence TTGTCCGACAAAGCCGGCCCGTCTCGCCAGGACAACCTCGACGGCGATCCCTCTGCTCACGGCAATGCCGTCGCTGAGGCCATCACCACTGCCCTGTCCTGGCTCACCATCCTGCCTTTCAAAGGCGCGAGCGTGTTCGACCGCATCACCGGCCGTCGCGCTATCGCCGCACTGCCAGTAGCTGGGCTCGTTCCTGCCGCGGGTGCAGTTCTCATCACGGCGGCGCTGTTCGCAACGTCGTCGTCAGGCACGCCCACGCTTTACGACGTCACCCCGATCCTCGGCGGCACCCTGATTATGGTGGCGGCACAGATGTTGACCCGCGCGATGCACCTGGATGGGCTGGCGGATGTGGCGGATGCCCTCGGCTCGTATAAGCCGCCGGAGGGGGCGCGGGAGGTGCTGCGCGATCCGAGCACCGGCCCAATGGGCGTGGGCTCCATCGTGCTGACGATGTTGACGACGACGACTGCTTTTGCCGTGATTGTGGCTAGTGTGCTGTCGCAGTGGTCTGCTGGTCAGATGTGGCCTGGTGTGGTTGCGCTGTGCTTGCCTTTTGTAGCCTCTCGCGCGGCAGCAACGACTGCCTGCTGGCGCGGCTTTCCGCCTTTTTCGAACAGCGGCTTCGGCTCTCTGACTGCCGGTACTCAGTCCACAGTCACGGTGACCTGCTGGTGGATACTGCTGCTCGCTGTGTCGGGCTGGGTGGTTGGGCTCGTGGGCGTAGTCGCTTGTGCACTGAGCTTTGGCGTTACACTGCTGCTGACGCGGCATTGCGTGAAGAGGTTTGGCGGAGTCAACGGCGACGTGTTTGGTGCGGTCATTGAGATAACGTGCGCTGTCTGTGCCGTGGCACTTGCCATAGGGTTCTAG